GGTGTTGTATGCGTACTCTTTCAGCGTAATGGTACCACCATCAGCACTTACCGAGAGGCGGGCCCAGCCATAGTGGGTTTGTGAACCTGCGGCAAAACGCACACCGATGTATTTATCGCTGATTCCCGGCCAGTTGCCATACATAGGTCCGGGCTGTGGCAGTACAACGGCAAGGTATTGATAGCCGTTGTTAACGCTGCCATCTTGCCAATCTGTTGCACCGGGGCGGATACTGTCGCCGGCATTGAGAGCAGAGGGGAATGGATATGTATTTGAAAACAAATTACCTAATACGGCATTTACAACCGGAGGTTCAACGTCCAGAAGTGCATATCCTGATAGCGAGTTGGCCGAATCGAGGTAATTGAATGCATACAGGCTAAATTCAGCTGTATTATCATTATTTATGTCAAGCGCATAAGTTGCAGCTGAATCAATTACAATATCCGGCGATGGATCCGTATGTATGATTTGACCTTGAGCGGCTACTGCAGCGGTAAGTGAACCGGCTGTGAGCGAATAAGCTTTGAGTTTCTTTTGAAGTGTTTTGTCCATTGTTAGTTGAGCTATTTTATTCTTGTTACTTAGTTACTTACAAACACGGGATTTTTATTTTCCGTCTTTGCTAAATAACAACCGGTGGCAAAAATACCTATTTTAAATCAACAATCGCATCACAACACATTTCATTTAATAGTAAGCGATTTTTTTGACCAACAGGCACCCAACTTAATAAAAAGAGAGGCTGTCTCAAAAGGTTGAGACAGCCTCCTTTTTATCACTAATCAAGACTATAAATAGATTTTGCGTGTTACTGTTGTACCATCAGGCTGAATGATTTGCACCATATACACACCTGTTGCAAGATCGCCAAGCGAAATGCGCATTGCAGGATCTGTAATACTTTCGGCACGTACAATTTGCCCTGAAGCACTGAACACCTGAAGCATACCACCGGTTGGTGTTTCTGCCGGAAGATTCACAAACAAAGTGCGGTCATAAACGTGAACGTTCGGAACGCCTGCTGTTTGTTCAGCTACGCCAACAAGAGTGGTTTGCCCGGCTGTAATACCAGCTCCGGGAGTTGTATTGTAAGCGTATTCTTTTAATGTAATAGTACCCCCATCGGCGCTGACCGATATGCGTGCCCAGCCATAGTGGGTTTGTGAACCGGCAGCAAAACGCACACCGAGGTATTTATCACTGATTCCCGGCCAGTTGCCATACATAGGTCCGGGCTGTGGCAATACAACGGCAAGGTACTGGAAACCACCGTTAACTGAAGCATCGATCCAATCGGTTGCACCTGGACGGATACTGTCGCCGGCATTGAGAGCAGTGGGGAATGGATAAACGCCCTGAAACAAATTCCCAAGCACAGCATTGGTTACAGGCTGATAAGCCTCCAGAATGGAATAGCCGTATGTTCCGGCAGAATCCGTGTTGGTTAAGGCATACATAGCAAACTCCGGCGTGGCATCGTTATTCACGTCGAGGGCATATACAGCCGCGGAGTCAATAACCATATCCGGCATTACATCGGTATGCACAATTTGCCCTTGTGCAGCGGCAGCGGCAGTAAGTGACCCGGCTGTGAGCGAATACGCTTTAAGTTTCTTTTGTAGTGAAATATCCATTCTAATTTGTTTTTCAGTGCAATTTACTAATTATTTGCCCCAACGAAGATATTTTGAGTTTTTAGCTATCCCCTCTATAAATAAACTTTACGTGAAACCACACTTCCGTCAGGCTGGATGATTTGCACCATGTACATACCTGTTGCAAGATCACCAAGTGCAATGCGCATTGAAGGATCGGTAATGCTTTCGGTATGCACAATTTGCCCGGAAGCGCTGAACACTTGAAGCATACCACCGGTTGTTGTTTCTGCCGGAAGATTTACAAACAGGGTTCGGTCGTAAATATG
The window above is part of the Bacteroidota bacterium genome. Proteins encoded here:
- a CDS encoding T9SS type A sorting domain-containing protein, which encodes MDKTLQKKLKAYSLTAGSLTAAVAAQGQIIHTDPSPDIVIDSAATYALDINNDNTAEFSLYAFNYLDSANSLSGYALLDVEPPVVNAVLGNLFSNTYPFPSALNAGDSIRPGATDWQDGSVNNGYQYLAVVLPQPGPMYGNWPGISDKYIGVRFAAGSQTHYGWARLSVSADGGTITLKEYAYNTTAGQGIVAGQTTAVGVAEQPAGTPAVHVYDRTLFVNLTPEMQLGGTLQVFNTTGQVVYTESINEASMRISLGDLASGVYLVQVIQPNGEVVTRKIYI
- a CDS encoding T9SS type A sorting domain-containing protein; its protein translation is MDISLQKKLKAYSLTAGSLTAAAAAQGQIVHTDVMPDMVIDSAAVYALDVNNDATPEFAMYALTNTDSAGTYGYSILEAYQPVTNAVLGNLFQGVYPFPTALNAGDSIRPGATDWIDASVNGGFQYLAVVLPQPGPMYGNWPGISDKYLGVRFAAGSQTHYGWARISVSADGGTITLKEYAYNTTPGAGITAGQTTLVGVAEQTAGVPNVHVYDRTLFVNLPAETPTGGMLQVFSASGQIVRAESITDPAMRISLGDLATGVYMVQIIQPDGTTVTRKIYL